Sequence from the Actinocatenispora sera genome:
CGCCGAACGCGGCTTCCATCTCGCCCAGGACGCCGGCAACCCCGTCGTACTCGGTTCCCTGTTCCGATCGCTCACGCATACGCTGCTCGCCACCGGCCGCTACGCCGACGCCGTCCGCCTGGTCGAAGACGCCGCCAACTTCCTCGAACCCGGCCTCAACAAGGCGACCCCGACCTACCTGTCGGTGTACGGAACACTGTTCCTCACCGGATCCGTCGCCGCCTCCCGCAGCGACAACCGAGCCGCCGCGCAGACCTTCCTCACCGAAGCAGACTCCGCAGCCCACCGCATCGGCCAGGACGCCAACCACCTGTGGACCGCCTTCGGCCCAACCAACGTCGCCATTCACCGCGTGCAAGCCGCACTCGAACTCGGCGACGTACAGGTAGCGATCGACCTCGCCCCCGGCGTCGACACGTCCAGCCTCCCGGCCGAACGCCGCGCACGGCACGCCATCGAGACCGCCCGCGCGTACAACGCGTGGAACCGCACCGACGACGCCATGACCGCGCTGCTCGACGCGGAGCAGTTCGCACCCGAGCAGATCCGGTACCACGCCGCGAGCCGCAACCTCGTCCGCACGTGGGTACGCCGCAGCAGAGGCACGCCGAGCCACCAACTCACCGGCCTCGC
This genomic interval carries:
- a CDS encoding helix-turn-helix domain-containing protein, yielding MPDAPDTLTIGERIAWKRRRRGMSQGVLAGLVGRTDDWLSKVENNKIHLDRLSVLRSLADCLDVSVGDLLGEPTMMQWSPDSGTRTVPALREALLDYRQLSPFLSTADDEPVALPVLKSSVDDVRTAYQESQFGYVVNRLPAVLSDAQTAVRSSTGDDRDHARQALALTYQAAATLLTKLGETDLAWISAERGFHLAQDAGNPVVLGSLFRSLTHTLLATGRYADAVRLVEDAANFLEPGLNKATPTYLSVYGTLFLTGSVAASRSDNRAAAQTFLTEADSAAHRIGQDANHLWTAFGPTNVAIHRVQAALELGDVQVAIDLAPGVDTSSLPAERRARHAIETARAYNAWNRTDDAMTALLDAEQFAPEQIRYHAASRNLVRTWVRRSRGTPSHQLTGLARRMQVAE